The Magnolia sinica isolate HGM2019 chromosome 10, MsV1, whole genome shotgun sequence genome includes a window with the following:
- the LOC131258197 gene encoding WEB family protein At5g55860-like, with translation MGIKARQSSTGSPKVEVGEIDTRAPFESVKAAVSLFGEGANSADKATVKKPKPLLTERVLAKETELQLAEKELNKFKQQLKNAETTKAEALIELERAKKTVADLTLKLRTINESKESAVKAMETTKNQANKLENAITGNTENGGWKHELDSAREQYASAITELDAAKQELRKIRQDFEDSIDAKVAAFQQAEEANNASEVNKERTAEISKEIASIQELLMHTKLASEQAQLEQAKILSETDSQQQSSRLALEEAEKKLESLKKEFDPEMTRSLEEKLAEMDTEIGVLQKEIVNAKASDLNTVRDVTTELDSAKETLQKVAEEEGTLRNLVESLKQELESIKKDHSELKEKEMEAESVAGNLHVKLRKVKGELEEAFAGESKERGASEELISTLQQLLTESDNARKEAETMKRNAEELRKEAETARIALEEAEKNMQGALKDAEEAKAAEAIALDQLKILSEKTNAARASLSESNTQITISVEEYEALSRKVEESNTLVEMKVAAVMAQVEAVKACENEAVKRLEATQREMEAMNASTEEAFKRAEMAEMAKKAVEGELRRWREREQKKAADAASRILAETEMSSEVSPPRAGEIRMLHPSENMKIDHTVEKAPVVKKALFPSLSGIFARKPHVDAGLRALLPGEKPV, from the coding sequence AGAGTATTGGCAAAGGAGACCGAACTGCAATTGGCAGAAAAGGAGCTAAACAAGTTCAAGCAACAACTGAAGAATGCTGAAACCACAAAAGCAGAAGCACTCATCGAGCTCGAAAGGGCTAAAAAAACAGTTGCAGATCTGACCCTCAAGCTCAGGACTATAAATGAGTCCAAAGAATCGGCAGTCAAAGCAATGGAAACTACAAAGAACCAGGCCAACAAACTTGAAAATGCTATCACTGGAAATACTGAAAATGGTGGATGGAAACATGAATTAGACAGTGCTAGAGAACAGTATGCATCTGCCATCACTGAGCTTGACGCTGCAAAACAGGAACTAAGGAAAATCAGGCAAGATTTTGAGGATTCGATTGATGCAAAAGTCGCAGCTTTCCAGCAGGCAGAAGAAGCCAATAATGCTTCTGAGGTTAATAAGGAGCGGACTGCTGAGATCTCAAAGGAGATTGCTTCCATACAGGAGTTGCTCATGCACACGAAGCTTGCCTCTGAGCAAGCCCAACTAGAGCAAGCAAAGATTCTATCCGAGACCGACTCCCAGCAGCAGTCTTCTAGACTCGCGCTAGAAGAAGCAGAGAAGAAATTGGAGTCTTTGAAGAAAGAGTTCGATCCCGAAATGACTAGGAGTCTCGAAGAGAAGCTGGCAGAAATGGACACCGAGATTGGGGTCTTGCAGAAAGAGATAGTAAATGCAAAGGCATCTGATCTGAATACGGTGAGAGATGTGACGACTGAACTTGACAGCGCGAAAGAAACACTGCAGAAAGTAGCAGAAGAAGAGGGTACTCTCAGAAATTTGGTAGAGTCTCTCAAGCAGGAGCTTGAGAGTATAAAAAAGGACCATTCTGAACTGAAGGAGAAGGAAATGGAAGCAGAATCTGTAGCTGGGAATCTGCATGTCAAGCTCCGGAAAGTGAAGGGCGAGCTTGAAGAAGCCTTTGCAGGAGAATCAAAAGAGAGAGGCGCATCCGAAGAATTGATTTCGACTCTACAGCAGCTTTTGACAGAATCAGATAATGCAAGAAAGGAAGCAGAAACAATGAAGAGAAATGCTGAAGAACTCAGGAAAGAAGCCGAAACAGCTCGAATTGCTTTGGAAGAAGCAGAGAAGAATATGCAGGGTGCCCTGAAGGATGCTGAAGAAGCAAAGGCCGCAGAGGCAATTGCCCTTGATCAGCTGAAGATTTTATCAGAGAAGACTAATGCAGCCCGTGCTTCGTTGTCGGAATCCAATACCCAGATCACAATCTCAGTGGAGGAATACGAGGCATTGAGCCGGAAGGTTGAGGAATCCAATACATTGGTTGAAATGAAGGTGGCTGCCGTGATGGCCCAGGTGGAAGCCGTGAAGGCCTGCGAGAATGAAGCGGTGAAGAGATTGGAGGCAACCCAAAGGGAGATGGAAGCAATGAATGCTTCGACAGAGGAGGCGTTTAAGAGGGCAGAGATGGCAGAGATGGCGAAGAAGGCAGTGGAGGGAGAGCTCCGAAGGTGGCGTGAGCGCGAGCAGAAGAAGGCTGCTGACGCCGCATCCCGGATCCTGGCTGAGACAGAGATGTCATCGGAGGTGTCACCACCAAGGGCTGGCGAGATTCGGATGCTGCACCCATCGGAAAATATGAAAATAGACCATACGGTGGAGAAAGCACCAGTAGTAAAAAAAGCTCTCTTTCCCAGCCTCAGCGGCATCTTTGCAAGAAAGCCCCACGTAGACGCTGGATTGCGGGCTCTTCTCCCGGGCGAGAAACCAGTGTGA